Below is a window of Candidatus Omnitrophota bacterium DNA.
GAGACCGCATGCCACGAGTTGAAGTCAGAGAAGACGAATCGCTTGAGAAGGCGTTACGGCGCTTTAAGCGCATGCTGGAGCGCGAAGGCATCCTCAAGGCGCTGAAGGCTCGGAAACATTATGAGAAGCCCAGCGAGCGCAAGCGCCGAGAATTGCGGCAGGCGATCAGCCGGCGCGCTCGTAACGCCTAGCCTGTCCGTTGAGCGAGTGTTCCCTCCCATTCACCCCGCCCGACGCGGGGTTCACTGTTTGTTGGTCGCCACCGCCATGATGACGATCGCCAATGCCTCCATCGCGTCTGCCGCCGACGACCGGCGTCAGGTGGGCCAGCTGCTGCTCGACAACGGCCTGCAGGCCGCGTGGGAAGCCGACCACCGCCAGCCGCTGGTCGCCATTGAAGCGCGCATCAAAGGCGGGCTGCGCGGGGAGGGCCGGTATGTCGGCAGCGGCATCACCCACTTCATCGAGCACATGCTCTTTAAGGGCACCCCATCTCGTCCGCCCGGCACGATCGATCAGGAAGTCCGCCGGTATGGCGGGTCAATCAACGCGTTCACGTCATTCGACACGACCGGGGTGTCGCTCTATGTCGAATCCCGCCACCTGAAGGATGCGCTGGCCCTGCTGGCGGACATTCTGCAGCATGCCATGTTTGAACAGCCGGAGTTCGACAAAGAGCGCGCCGTGATCATCTCGGAGCTGCAGATGAATCTGGATGATCCGGATCGCCGGCTCTCTCAGACATGGTTCAGTCGCCACTTTCTGGAGCACCCGTACCGGCATCCCATCCTCGGCTATCGGCCCCTGCTTGAGCGGCTGACGGTCGAGGATCTGCGGACGTTCTACGCGGCGCAATACCAGCCGCAGCAGATCACCCTGGCTTGTGTCGGCGATGTCGATGCCGCCGCCATGCCGGGGCTGCTGAAGGAGCACTTCGGGGCGTGGCCGCGCGGGATGACCGATCCGAGCCAGCAGCTCGTGCCGATGGAACCGCCGCCCGCCACCCGGAAGGACGCGGTGATCGAGCTGCCGGTGCAATCCGCCTATGGGATGCTCGGATTCTCCTCAACGCGGCTGACCGATCCGGCCCTGTATCCGCTCGACGTCCTCGCCAACATCCTTGGCGAAGGACGCAGCTCGCGGCTGTACGAATCGCTCCTCCGCGCGCAGCATATCGTGCATGCGATCACCGCATGGAACTATACGCCATATGACCCAGGAGCCTTTGTGATCCAATTCCGCACCGATCCGGAGAAGACGGAGGCGGCCATCGCCGCCATCCTCGATCAGCTCCAGCAGATCACCGAAGGCGGCGTGACCGCGGCCGAGCTGGACAAAGCCAAAAACAGCGTGAGCGCTGGCTACATCTTCGCCCGCCAGACGATCGAAGCCAAAGCCGGGGATCTGGCGACCTCCATGGCCGCCACCGGCGACCCGCTGTTTTCAGCGCGGTATGTCCGCGGCATCCAGCAGGTCACGGCGGCCGCGGTGCAAGAGGCCGCGCGGCGGTTCTGCGATCCTTCCACGATGACCACGGCCGTCATTCGGCCCCCGCGGCCAGCCGTAGCACCGACGATGGCACAACCGTTGGCGGCCCCCATGCCGGTCACGAAGACGCGGCTGCCGAGCGGGGCCACGGCATTGATCGGCGCGGACCATACGCTGCCGATCGCCGCCATCGTCATCGCCTTTCGAGGAGGCCTGCGCGCGGAGACCGAGGACACGGAGGGCCTCTCGTACCTGGTCGCGCAGCTGCTCACGAAGGGCACGGCGCGCCATTCGGCGTTTGAGATCGCGCGGCAGATCGAGTCGCTGGGCGGCACGCTGGAGCCCTTCAGCGGCCGCGATGGATTCGGCGTCTCCGTGCAGCTGCTGTCAAAAGATGTCGAGCAAGGGTTGGCCCTCGCGCATGAACTGATCACGCAATCGACGTTTCCGGAGGAGGAGCTGCAGATTGCGCGCGGCTTGATGGCGAAGCAGCTCGACGCTCAGGACGATGAGATCTTCGATGTCGGCGGACGCCTTCTGCGTCAAACGCTCTTCGGCCAGCACCCGTACCGGTTGAATCCGCTGGGCGACCGCCGGACCTTGCACCGCCTTGGCCGAACGCAGTGCCTGGAGTTTTCCACGCGGTGGATGAGCCCATCCAACAGCGTCATCGCCGTTTTCGGCGACATCGACCCGTCAGCCGCGGCCCAGCAGCTGAACCGCCTCTTCGGCGCCGCTGGGCCAGCCAACGCGAACTGGCCGGAGCGCCTGCCGGAAGAAACCGTGACCACGCTGCGCACCGCCACTCGCGCCATGGATCGAGAGCAAGCGGTCATCATGCTGGGATTTTTGGGCAACACGTACGCCTCGGATGACCGGTACGGGCTTGACGTCATGACGGCGGTCCTCTCGGGCATGTCCGGGCGGTTGTTTCAATCCGTCCGAGAGCAGCATGGGCTCTCGTACACGCTGGGCGCGGTCAACGTGCCCGGATGGGATCCTGGCTATGTCATGATCTACGCGGCCACGCGCCCGCAGGACCAAGACAAGGTCCTGCACGTGCTGGATGAGCAGCTGCGCCTCGCCGCCGCCCGCGGCTTTACGCCGGATGAGGTCGAGCAGGCGAAACGGTTTTTGATCGGCGCGCACCGGATGGAGGTGCAGCATCTGATCGGGCTGTCGAAACGCGCCGCGCTCGATGAGCTCTACGGTGTTGGGTGTGATGCCTGGCGATCCTATGAAGCGAAGATCAACGGGATCACGGTCTCCATGGTGAATGCCGCGGCCAAACGGTATCTGACCATCGGCCGCCATGCCCAAGTGATCATCTCTCCCAATGGACACAGTCGCTAAAATGGATGAACCGATAAAGAAACGCGTTGATGAATCATGGAAGGAGCACGCCGCGCAGGCACCCGCCCCAGCCCCTGCGGCAGGGCCGGCCGGGCCGTCGGCCCCTCAGGCCGAGAGCGGCGAGGCGCCCCACGCGCAGTTTGATCTGTTCATCTCCAGCTTGGCGATGGAAGCCTTCATTGCGCTCGGCGATATGCCCCATCCGGTGACTCGCAAGCAAGCCGCCAACCTCACGCAGGCCAAATACCTCATCGATCTGCTCGGCATCCTTGAGACAAAAACCAAGGGCAATCTCAGCGTGGATGAGCAGCGCCTGCTGACCGACGCCTTGTATCAATTGCGCATGCGGTATATGACCAAAGCCGGAACCTAACGACGATGCTCCTGTGGCTCGGCCTGGGTGCGTTGCTTGGCATCAGCGTCCTCTTCTTGTGGGTCGCCCGACGGGAAATCAGCCACTGGATCAAGGACCAAGTCAAAAGCTCATTGACCGCCGCCACGCAGGAATTTCTTGTCGTCGCGTCCCAGCGCTTCGCGACCGAGCGCACCCAACAGCTTGGCGATCTGGAAACTGAGCGACGCGCCGTCGACTCCACAGTCGGACAGCTTCGGGAGCAGCTGGAAAAGTACGAAACGCTCGTGCGAGGCTTTGAGTCGGATCGCGACCGAAAATTCGGGCAGTTAAAAAACGAACTCGATCGGGTCGTGCAAGGCAATGATCAACTGCACCGCACGACCGCCAATCTCGTTGCTGTCTTAGGAAATTCCAGGATCCGCGGTCAATGGGGACAAAAAATGGCCGAGGATATCCTCCGCTTTTGCGGATTGCAAGAAGGCATCCATTATCACAAAGAACAGGAAATTGTGTCCGGGCGCCCCGATTACACGTTCATGCTGCCCGACTCGCATTGCCTGTTCATGGATGTGAAATTCCCCTTGGACAATTACATCAAATTTGTCGGAGCGCGCGAGGCCGAACAACCGGCCTACCAGGAGGCGTTTCTGCGGGATGTGAAAGACCACGTGCGGGAGATGGAACGCAGGAATTATTTGTCGGAATCGGAGCGGAGTGTTGATTATATTCTGATCTTCATTCCGAATGAACAAGTCTACGGGCTGATCAATGAGTGGGAGCCAGGGCTGATGGATGAGTGCCTGAAGCGGAAAACCATCCTCTGCGGCCCCTGGACCTTGTACGCCGTCGTGCGGATTATCTGGCAGGCCTGGGAGCATTATCGGTATACTCAGGGCGTCCACGACATCGTGAAAGCCATTGACGGGTTTCGCCAGGATTATGAAAAGTTCAAGACGCGCTTTGAGGAACTGGGAAAACTGATGGAGAAGACGCAAGAAAAGTACCGGGAAATTTCACTCACCAGCGCTCAACGGCTCGATCAGAAAATCCAGCGTATCGATGAGTATCGGCGTTCCGAACCGCCGCCTGTCGCGCTGGAACAACCCACCCCATCACAGAAGGAGGACGCTGTCGCATGATTGACCCACAGCTGTTGGAGATTCTCGCCTGCCCGGCGTGCAAGACGGAGGTCAAGCTCGAGGGCGAGCAGCTTGTCTGTGTGCAGTGCGGACGCCGGTATCCCATCCGGGATGGGATTCCCGTCATGCTGATCGAAGAGGCGGAACAACGCCCATGAACATTCTGGTGATTCATGGTCCAAACCTGCAGCTCTTGGGCGCTCGCCAGCCCGCCATCTACGGCTCCGCGGATCTAAATGCGATCAACGGCGAGCTCAAGCGGGCCGCCGCCCAACGAAGCGTCATCCTGACCATCGTCC
It encodes the following:
- the rpsU gene encoding 30S ribosomal protein S21, yielding MPRVEVREDESLEKALRRFKRMLEREGILKALKARKHYEKPSERKRRELRQAISRRARNA
- a CDS encoding insulinase family protein; translation: MFPPIHPARRGVHCLLVATAMMTIANASIASAADDRRQVGQLLLDNGLQAAWEADHRQPLVAIEARIKGGLRGEGRYVGSGITHFIEHMLFKGTPSRPPGTIDQEVRRYGGSINAFTSFDTTGVSLYVESRHLKDALALLADILQHAMFEQPEFDKERAVIISELQMNLDDPDRRLSQTWFSRHFLEHPYRHPILGYRPLLERLTVEDLRTFYAAQYQPQQITLACVGDVDAAAMPGLLKEHFGAWPRGMTDPSQQLVPMEPPPATRKDAVIELPVQSAYGMLGFSSTRLTDPALYPLDVLANILGEGRSSRLYESLLRAQHIVHAITAWNYTPYDPGAFVIQFRTDPEKTEAAIAAILDQLQQITEGGVTAAELDKAKNSVSAGYIFARQTIEAKAGDLATSMAATGDPLFSARYVRGIQQVTAAAVQEAARRFCDPSTMTTAVIRPPRPAVAPTMAQPLAAPMPVTKTRLPSGATALIGADHTLPIAAIVIAFRGGLRAETEDTEGLSYLVAQLLTKGTARHSAFEIARQIESLGGTLEPFSGRDGFGVSVQLLSKDVEQGLALAHELITQSTFPEEELQIARGLMAKQLDAQDDEIFDVGGRLLRQTLFGQHPYRLNPLGDRRTLHRLGRTQCLEFSTRWMSPSNSVIAVFGDIDPSAAAQQLNRLFGAAGPANANWPERLPEETVTTLRTATRAMDREQAVIMLGFLGNTYASDDRYGLDVMTAVLSGMSGRLFQSVREQHGLSYTLGAVNVPGWDPGYVMIYAATRPQDQDKVLHVLDEQLRLAAARGFTPDEVEQAKRFLIGAHRMEVQHLIGLSKRAALDELYGVGCDAWRSYEAKINGITVSMVNAAAKRYLTIGRHAQVIISPNGHSR
- a CDS encoding DUF1844 domain-containing protein; translated protein: MDEPIKKRVDESWKEHAAQAPAPAPAAGPAGPSAPQAESGEAPHAQFDLFISSLAMEAFIALGDMPHPVTRKQAANLTQAKYLIDLLGILETKTKGNLSVDEQRLLTDALYQLRMRYMTKAGT
- a CDS encoding DNA recombination protein RmuC, whose product is MLLWLGLGALLGISVLFLWVARREISHWIKDQVKSSLTAATQEFLVVASQRFATERTQQLGDLETERRAVDSTVGQLREQLEKYETLVRGFESDRDRKFGQLKNELDRVVQGNDQLHRTTANLVAVLGNSRIRGQWGQKMAEDILRFCGLQEGIHYHKEQEIVSGRPDYTFMLPDSHCLFMDVKFPLDNYIKFVGAREAEQPAYQEAFLRDVKDHVREMERRNYLSESERSVDYILIFIPNEQVYGLINEWEPGLMDECLKRKTILCGPWTLYAVVRIIWQAWEHYRYTQGVHDIVKAIDGFRQDYEKFKTRFEELGKLMEKTQEKYREISLTSAQRLDQKIQRIDEYRRSEPPPVALEQPTPSQKEDAVA
- a CDS encoding Trm112 family protein, with the translated sequence MIDPQLLEILACPACKTEVKLEGEQLVCVQCGRRYPIRDGIPVMLIEEAEQRP